The Lolium rigidum isolate FL_2022 chromosome 1, APGP_CSIRO_Lrig_0.1, whole genome shotgun sequence region GGCACTCCATTTACCAGAACTTCGGTATTTGCGGTGTGTAACAGAAGTGCAATCCATTTGAGGAATCTCTCTCCAAACCCCATTCTCCTCAGCACCACAAAAAGGAAACTCCATGAGATCGAATCAAAGGCCCTTGCCAAATCTAGCTTTATAAGCACTCCCGTGTTTTGCCTCATGTTGATCTTCCTTGCAACTTGTCTCACCAGGACAAAGTTGTCATGTAGGCTCCTCTTTTTGATGAACGCCGATTGGTTCATACTCACTAACTCCCCCAATCTTGGTCTTAATCGATTGGCCACCATCTTGGAGAACAGCTTGGCGAAGCTGTGCACCAGGCTAATGGGTCTGAAATCTTTTGTCTCCTCAGCCTCTGGCCTCTTCGGGATTAGTGTAATATATGCACGGTTTAGCCTTGCGAAACCTTTTCCATCTCCAACTCCCAGTTTCATCAGGCCCGCCAGGATATCCGGCTTAATGACCGGCCAGGCTCTCTGGTAGAAGGCTCCCGTAAACCCATCCGGGCCCGGCGCCTTATCTAGGGGCAACTCCCGGATTGTGTTCCAAACTTCCTCCTCGGAGAACATCACCTCTACCTCCTGAAGATCCACTGCCGGGATATCCAAAGTCTCAAGGTTCAAACTGTGTGCCCTATTTTGGATTCTCCCAATCAGATTCATGTAAGCCTCCGTGAACACCTCGTTCTTCCTCTCCTGGTTTGTTACCAACTCCCCCTCAACTCGAACCGCTGATATGAAATTTTTGGTTCTTCTTCCGTTCGCCACTGCGTGAAAAAGTTTCGTGTTTGCATCTCCCTCCTGCAGCCACCTCACTCTCGACCTTTGCCTTGCTATAGTGCGCTCAATGGGTTAATAGCCAGGACAAGACAACCTGGTCAACATCTGGACTCGCGGCCGGAGAATCTCAAAGCGAGTGCGAGTCCAATTATGGAGAGACCATGCACGGTTATCCATCTAATCGGCAATTGACTTTACTAGTAGCTTATTGATATAGTAAATCATCATAACTTGTGAACATGAACAGATCCTATGCCAAGTATGACGACCATATGTTAGGTGTGCAATACACTTACTTTTAATACGTGCTGACTAGGCCCATGGTTTCGTAGCCCTGTTTGATTATGTTTGTGTATCCTATCTATTTAGTATACATCTCACCCCGATCCCAGGTACTCTGTTTTCAGCACAGGCTCTGCATGCTTCCTGGGTAGTCGTATGGTCTATAAGAAGTGATCTTACCAGCCTATCCTAAATTGTACATTAAAGCATCATACTCATGTTTATGACCTGACACCTGCCTACCGTTTATACCATTTGATAATCCTTTGAATCACACTCTACAAATGATGTAATTTTGTAATCATGTCTCTTGAGTTGAGCTCATTTGCAACGGTCATACTTTCAGCCACCTTGTACTTTCATAGTTCCTGCTAATGACTATTCTTGTTATCAATTTCAAACCAAACTCATCAACAAGATGAAACCTCTCTAAGTGATTTTCTATTAAAAAACAAGTTGGCACACGGCAAGCTGAATCTAGTTGGATAGAAAAGCACACCATGGGCATGATCATTTTCATGACTTGCAGTTTATGCTTCAAAGCTGCACTTTTTTAGACTTCAAAGCTGCATATGAACACGCGTGCTTCTCCCAGAAGTCAAAGTATGATTTGTCTTATGTGCACAGCATGCCACGCCTTAATCTTGTCTGACTTGTGCTATTTATTTAGGTCATAAACATGAACTCCCACAGCAAGAACGGAAAAAAGTATAATACCACCACCTAATCATTTGTATCTAACCTAAAATCGCCAGCATCAAGTTGTTCTTTTCTTTGGGTCCTAGAATTTTTGTAAGTGTCTCAACATCTTGTTCTATTCAGTTTCAACTGGTAGCAATGACATTCAAATATAATCTGAACAACTGACATATCACTATTTTGTTTGGCTAGACACTGTTTGGACATTCTTTTGATGCATTTAGGACTTATTTCAAGATATTCAATATATCCAAATCTAAAGAATCATTACATCATCGCCCCTCTATCTCGGAATGTGTATAGTTGTTGCCGGAATTTTCAATATCATTTAGGATTTGCTCCATGTCAACGTCTCGTCGCACAAAATATGCGGGGCAGTCTGGAGCGGGAAGCGTGGTACTTCCATTCTCTAGGAAAAACACAACAGATGACATGAGTGGCCTGTCATCCGGGTTTTCCTGGACACACAAGAGTGCTACATGGACACAGAGAAGAACTTCATCAGGTGGACAAGCATCTCGGATAGATGAGTCTGgtaactctctagtcttcccttcCATCCACATACTCCATGACTGAAAAAAACAAGAACATattgatttttattttgtttgtcatacaaaaaatatatttataatttttgtCCATTTCTAGAAATGAACGTTGAGAGAAGTCTTGTTGTACTTACATAGACTATGAGGCTAGAGAGGCTCATGGTGTGAGCGCGGGAGTATCTTCTTAAACCAGTTACAACCTCGAGTAATAACACGCCAAAGCTATAGACATCGGACTTGGTAGAGAAGACACCTTCCATTGCATACTCAGGAGCCATGTAGCCACTAGTTGATCATTTCAATCATATAGTTAGGGAATATAAGTTGAATATATTCAAATGTTAATATGAACTTTCATTCTATGGATACTCACTATGTTCCAACAACACGCTGGGTATTTGCATTTTCCTGGTTATCAACAAAGGTCCTCGCCATACCAAAATCTGCAATCTTGGGTTTCATCTCTTCATCTAGCAAAATATTTCCAGATTTGAGATCTCTATGAATTATGGTCAGTCTTGAGTCTTGGTGGAGGTAAAGAAGTCCCTTAGCGACCCCCTTGATTATGTTAAACCGTTTTTCCCAATCTAGCAAAAACTTTCGTGAATCATCTGCAAAGTAGAAGGACTTCTAAGAAAAAGTAAAAGCTTTAGTTGGAAGAGAACTGTATTGTGTTGCTGCAATATGTACCAAAAAGGATAGCATCTAAGCTCCCGTTAGGAAGATACTCATAAATTAATAGCTTTTCGTCTCCCTCTGCACAACATCCAAGAAGTCGAACCAAGTTTCTATGCTGCAATTTGGCAATTAGAATGACTTCATTCTTGAATTCACGTGTTCCTTGTTGAGAATCCTTGCTTAACCTCTTTACGGCAACTTCTTGCCCCCCTAGCATTCCCTAGAGAATTGCGAGGCTGTAAGTTTTTGACAAAATCCATTTCATTGtatagattttttttgaaaaaatagaaaattatCAAATGAGCTACATACCTTGTACACTTTTCCAAAGCCTCCTTGTCCAATCATATATGTTTCAGAGAAATCGTGTGTTGCCAGGGCAATTTCCTCAAGTCTCCTAAATGGAAATTCATGATCGTGTGAAGGGTGTCCTTCCCCAGGTTCAAAAAAGGAACTCAGACCGTCCAATGTTGTATTATTGCATTTGCTCCATCTATTGGGCTTGCCTGCTTCACAATGTTATAATTGTTTCATCTGGTAAACACATTGTATACCTAAGAAATGTTCTAATTGACTAGTAGATTTGTTTCATTTTGTTTACTTTCCTTTGTGCACTCATGAAACATACACCAAATAACTCACATGATAATTTTCATCATCCGGGGAGAAAACAAACCTAATAATATACCGATGACTTGGCATACAAGATAAAAAATTTGTCATAGAAAAACACTTCTGCTATTTGACAACCAAATGTTTTCGAATTCATCAACACTGTCTTTTTGTCCATTGGATGCATGCTATATCAATTGAGCCACATGCTTTTTTATGTGTAAATTCTTTATGTGGCATAAATTACAACCGACTTACACTAGTATTTACATGTAAATATGTAAACTACTAGCCCACTAACAATGTAACttatatgtatatgcattgttacgtACGCACACACACATATAAATTACATGTATATACATTGAAAATGACATGTAAAAATGAACTTTGAAATGGAAAAACAATCAATGTCCACTTATGATTGGAAGATCGACTTATGACCGATTAAAAACAATCAGGTGATAAATAGACATGTACCTTTGAATTTGAACCATGCCAAGGAAATGCATATGAGTAGCAGAACAGTTCCTCCTAAAGTTGGCAGCACAATCTTGGCTGCATTTCTCTTTGTTGTATTACCTGCTCAATGCATACATTGCATAGATAAGTCAAACAAGGGAAGTCTATTTGGTGCAACGGGTTAGCACATTTGTAAAGCAAATCATGGAGTAGATAGGGAGAGATTTGGTACCATGTGCTCCTGCTGCATCGGAGCCATCGATGCGGATAAAGAGTGTCTCACCGCCGAGCTCTCCTACCTTTCCTGTGTCAAACAGCTCTCCTGCCCACAACAGGCACTTGGTCACATATCCTCCGGACCTGCCACTGCTCCGGTTGGCATGGGCGTAAGCTACACAGGAGCAATTGCGGCTGCATTCTGCTGCACACTCCTCGGATGTACTCTTGTCCCTGCCGACCAGCACAGACCTGTCTGGCCACTTCATTCCCGGCAAGGCTAAGAAGTTTCCACCGCACCCTCGCCGCATCTTacgccggcaccctgccgagaacaTTCTGCCGGTCCACTCCTCCTTATTGATAGGCTCGAAGCCGTCAAGGCACTTGCACATAGCCACGGGCCCTGTCGTCTCGTCGCAGTAGCCGTGCTTACCACAGTAGCCATAACGGTTGCATTCGTGGCCTGGCAACTTCTCCAGAACTTCCCACGCTAACGCTTTGCTGCTCCAACTCTGGGTTTGGAACTCGCCGGAGTAGGTCAGCACTAACATGGTGTGCGAGGCGCCATCGGAGAGGCTGTAGCTGAAGTAGATATCCTGGTCGCTCTCCTCAACGGCCATGTAGATGATGACCTCGGTGCTGCCATTCGCTTGGTGGTTCTGGCCAAGGCTATACACCAGGTTTCCAGCCCATGGGGTGCCACGGGCCACCGGTTGTGTCCCGTCCCAGAGGAATATTTGGAGGAGTGTCGCTGGGTCGATGCCGCAAGAGAAGCGCCCCGGCGAGGGGTTGTTAGGGCTCTTCCAAGATACCAGGCGCTCCTCGTCGCCGCGGCTCTTGTTGTACTTGTTGATGTGGAGCTTCATGCCGGGGAGTAACTTGTCGGTGTGGTGGTCGAAGCTCTGCCATAGCGCAGTGCCATTTGACGACCGGATAACCAGGTTACCAGTGTTCAGCAACACTGCCGTcgagcccggggcagcagccacgTTGGTCGTCGTCCAAAGGACTCGGCCACCATGGTTACCGTCGGACACGACAAGATTGGAGGCATTGGTGAAGGAGAGTATCGGTGCGGTGCCGTTCGCGGCAGGGGTTTCTCTGTTGGCGACCCACACAAcggtaagctcggggatgccATTGTACCATATGCCCAGGTAAAACCTGGCCGGTGTGGAGTTGGTGGGGCTGAAGAAACCCAAAGCAAAAGCACCACCATCGGAGACGATGGTACTGCCAGGAGAGAGTGGCTCGCCGGGGACAAGCTTGTCGTCGGATGCACACAATGGCAGCAGGATCAGAAGGCTCAGCACGGCGGTGGAGCAGGCAGGAGCCTTCCAATCCATCTATGGATCTGCCACACACTAGCTGCTAACCGGGAGTACTAGCATGCACCGAGCGCTGGTCTAGAAGTAAAATAACACGCTATTGAAGCGGTCAAAGATGATTAAATACTGTAAAGTTTTGGAACTCTCGTAGATTGTCTTCGGATTAGCTGAGAATGCGTTGGAGTTTGACATTTTAGCTGCCCACGACGGACCGGAGTTGCCGTGCTACCGTCACAGCGAGCAGGTGAGACCGTGAGAGCCGGCCAATCCTTCGATCGATCTCGCAAAACTCTCAGTAGTAAGTAGCTTGTCTATTTACTTTGCATGTGACTAAGTATGAGTTACACCGAGCCTTGGTCtacaaggcaaaaaaaaaaaaaaatctttgactGGCAGCAACCAGCCATGTTccatttttttttcgagagcacacGAAAcacgtgccttatctttataaAAGAAGAAGCATAACAAAGTACAAGAAAGCACACGAGTGATGAGACACACGCACACCACCTCCCTCCGCctaggcctactctctcgctatacctagcctccctcctctcttggcCCTCTCCCAGAGGTGGAACTCCACTGATCTCCACTAACATTTGGTCTACCGTTTTCTGTTCCCTCTCATTACCAAAAGCCCTTGCATTCCTCTGCTTCCAGAGCGTCCATGCTGTACTGATGACCATGGAGTCAAAGCGCTTTCCGCACTCGCTTGCGGGCCTCCATCCACCATCTTTGTAGGTTCCCCGTGTACCCAGGATCTGCAATCCGTAGATTCACACTCCGTATGACCCTGCACCACACCTGTCTCGCATATGGGCATAGGGTTAGGATATGATCGACGTTGTCCTCCTCTTGCAGACATGTATAGCACGAATCTGGATGCTCCTGGAGCCCATGCCTCGCCCTCCTATCTGAAGTCCACAGCCGATACCTCAGGGCCAACCATGCGAACACCTTGCACTTCATGGGGGAGAAAGAACCCCACACCGGCTCACTCATGCTCCA contains the following coding sequences:
- the LOC124675970 gene encoding putative G-type lectin S-receptor-like serine/threonine-protein kinase At1g61610; translation: MDWKAPACSTAVLSLLILLPLCASDDKLVPGEPLSPGSTIVSDGGAFALGFFSPTNSTPARFYLGIWYNGIPELTVVWVANRETPAANGTAPILSFTNASNLVVSDGNHGGRVLWTTTNVAAAPGSTAVLLNTGNLVIRSSNGTALWQSFDHHTDKLLPGMKLHINKYNKSRGDEERLVSWKSPNNPSPGRFSCGIDPATLLQIFLWDGTQPVARGTPWAGNLVYSLGQNHQANGSTEVIIYMAVEESDQDIYFSYSLSDGASHTMLVLTYSGEFQTQSWSSKALAWEVLEKLPGHECNRYGYCGKHGYCDETTGPVAMCKCLDGFEPINKEEWTGRMFSAGCRRKMRRGCGGNFLALPGMKWPDRSVLVGRDKSTSEECAAECSRNCSCVAYAHANRSSGRSGGYVTKCLLWAGELFDTGKVGELGGETLFIRIDGSDAAGAHAGNTTKRNAAKIVLPTLGGTVLLLICISLAWFKFKGKPNRWSKCNNTTLDGLSSFFEPGEGHPSHDHEFPFRRLEEIALATHDFSETYMIGQGGFGKVYKGMLGGQEVAVKRLSKDSQQGTREFKNEVILIAKLQHRNLVRLLGCCAEGDEKLLIYEYLPNGSLDAILFDDSRKFLLDWEKRFNIIKGVAKGLLYLHQDSRLTIIHRDLKSGNILLDEEMKPKIADFGMARTFVDNQENANTQRVVGTYGYMAPEYAMEGVFSTKSDVYSFGVLLLEVVTGLRRYSRAHTMSLSSLIVYSWSMWMEGKTRELPDSSIRDACPPDEVLLCVHVALLCVQENPDDRPLMSSVVFFLENGSTTLPAPDCPAYFVRRDVDMEQILNDIENSGNNYTHSEIEGR